The Spirosoma oryzicola region TCGGAGCCTTACCGTTCGATCTGACAGCCGTTCAACCCGACGTTCTTGTCTGCGCGGGTTATAAATGGCTGATGGGACCGTATTCGCTGGGACTGGCATACTTTGGTCCTGCTTTCGACGACGGAGTTCCGCTGGAAGAAGGGTGGATGAACCGACTGGATAGTAATCAGTTTCACCGTCTGATGGATTATCAGCCAGCGTATCGGCCAAAAGCGTATCGCTACAATGTCGGCGAACAATCTCACTTTATCCAGATGCCGATGTTGGAGGCTGCGTTGAGTCAGTTGGTTGACTGGCAGCCGGAGCGCATTCAGACCTATACCAACGAACTAACCCAAGCTGCGTGGCCTGCGCTGGAGAAGCTTGGCTGCCATGTCGAACCCGTAAACGGCAGTCAGGGACGCAGTCACCACTTGGTTGGCCTCTGGCTTCCCGAACATGCGGACCCGATGGCGGTTCAACAAGCCCTATTGGCTCAGAAAGTAGCTGTTTCGGCGCGGGCCCGTGCCCTACGTATCGCTCCGCACCTTTACAACACCCCGGCTGACGTTGATGCGTTGGTTGACGTATTGACGAATGTACTTTAAGAAACAGGAATCAGAAAGATTCCTGACTGTACACTTAATGCACTACGACTGGCTCTTCGTAAAACTCCAACGGTAGATCATCCGGATCGGCAAAAAACGTGAAACGCCGACCCGTGTGCTCGTCAATACGGATCGGTTCTGTTGCCACGCCTTGCTGGTTTAGGTGAGCAACGGCAGCGTCGAGGTCCTGAACGGCGAAAGCCAGATGTCGTAGACCAGCCGCTTCCGGTCGGGATGGGCGTTTGGGCGGATTCGGAAATGAGAATAGCTCAATGATGTACTGACCATTCAGTGCCAGATCCAGCTTATACGACTGGCGTTCTGCGCGGTGTACTTCGTTTACTATCGTCAGTCCTAAAATTTCGGTGTAGAATCGCTTTGACACCGTGTAATCCGAAGCGATGATGGCAATGTGATGAACGGCGGTTAAGTGAAGCATAGGGCTAGCGGCTAAGTAGGGTATCGTCGTCTGTCACAGCCGTGTCGATTGCCGTGCCATCCCGTTCAACAGGCAAAGCACGTTCGACTTCCCGGCGTTTGTTCCAGGGGGCGGTGGTCCGGCTGGCCATGTCGATGGCAAAAAAAATGACGATAGCCGTAAACGTAATAAAGACGATGATGAAGATGCGACGATTGCGGTTCACAGAGAACAGACGTTTTTAGGTGTACGAGCATACTGTTTCGCTTGCATACACCGTAAGTTACGAATCCTGCGGTAGTTGTTTAGGGGAAATCTCATAGGCAATGCTGCCTGTTCGCCCGGAAACCTCTGCCCAGGAAATACCGTCAAAGGTAACAGCTACAACGGCACCTTTGCTCATGGAGCCAACACTTTGATGCGTCAAAAATTCGGAAAAATACGATACGTCCGGGTTATGGCCTACGATCATCACGGATTGGGCGCTGGCAGGTAACGCGTTGACAGCAGCAAGGTATGCTTTAGGGCCCCCGTCAAACAACTCGTCGTCCAGTTGAATGTTGGCTGGGTCAAAACCCAGTTGTTCGGCGATAACTTTAGCGGTATCCTTGGCTCGGGAAGCGGTACTGCTAATAATAACGTTGGGATTTACGGCTTTGTCGTGCAAATAACGACCGATACGGGCCGCTGCTACGATACCGTCGGGGGTCAACTCCCGACTGTGATCGGTCATTAAAATAGATCGGTCTTCGGCCTTGGCATGCCGAACAATGTAGAGTGTAAGTGGCATTAGGAAATACGTGTATGCGTAGAGCTATAACGGCTGCAAGCACGGAAAGTTAGTAAAGAGTGATAAACTCTGTCTACTGCCGAAGAAAAATTTGGTACCAAGCGCCAATAGAATAAAATCTGCTCAGGATGTTCGGGCGTAGTTGAATCCTACGGCTGATACCGACAGGCATCGATACAAGGCTGACTAATCTGTATTTGTGAACAGAAGCCGAACCAGGCTTTAGCGCTAATTGCGAATTGGAAAAAGTGCCAGCTGACTGGAAAGATGACCGATAGCTTCTGCAATGGAAGTTCGATTACACTCAATGATGAGCGGGTAAGGATCGTCAAGTGGCATAGCCCACCAGGGCGGAGTTGCTTCGTAGGACAGTAAAAAACGAAAGCAGAATCGGTCCTTTTGCGGAGAGCATTCCGTTAGTTGAATGACCAGACAGGGTTCCGAAAAGCTAAGCTTATTGGGGACATCGCGACTGCCGAGGATATCGCTCAGCCAGCCAATCAAGTGCTTAACTTCCCAGGTGTGAAGAATAGGCGCGATGGTTTCCCAACGTCGGTTTTTATCAACCAGTTGCAGGCACGTTAGCAGCAGATTTTTGTCTTCCAGCGTGGGGCCACCTCGTGGGCTCTCGTAGTTGATGACTTCGAGATTGAAGGACGATTTAGACGTGTAAAACATGATCGGAACAGGGTGAAAAATAAAATCAGCAGACGTAACCGGGTACCTAAATAAATTAAGAGACCCAAAAACTTGTCAGAATCACTTTTCAATGACCGTTCCTAACAGCTTTTGCTAACCGAGCTATTGACTAACCAATAATAACTGATGTGATTATACGTCAAAGATCAATAAACAAATTGATATTCAGTGGTTTTATTTAATAAATAATAATTGCGGTAAACATTTGTGTAAGAGTTGCGCCAAAGACTTATACAAAATGGGGTATTTGATCATAAATGTGTTTCAGAACCTGTATACGCACAAAGATGCGTTTTGTTGAACGAACCTTCACATTGCGATTAAAGTGGGCGATTTCGAAGGACAATCCGTATTTTTGCAGACCGAACACTATCCGGTTGCCGTTTCAGCATGAGTTATTTACCCATTCAGCACGTATTAAAAACATTACCCGTTGGTACTGAAGTGACCATCAAGGGTTGGGTCCGCACCAAGCGGGAAAGTAAAAACGCGGTATTTATTGCCCTTAACGATGGGTCAACCATCCATACGATTCAGGCCGTTGCTGAGACCGGTCAGCTTCCTGAGGACACTCTGAAACTGATCACGACCGGAGCCTGCTTGGCTGTCACCGGATTGCTGGTTGAGTCGCAGGGGGCCGGGCAGGCTGTAGAAGTCAAAATAGCTTCTATCCAGATTTACGGTCCAGCTGACCCCGATAAATACCCGTTGCAGCCTAAGCGTCACTCGCTGGAATTTTTGCGCGAGATCGCTCACCTGCGGCCACGGACGAATACGTTCAGCGCTGTTTTGCGTATCCGTCACGCGCTGGCCTTTGCGGTGCATAAGTACTTCAACGATAACGGATTTTATTACCTCAACACACCGATCATCACCGCATCCGATGCGGAAGGAGCGGGCGAAATGTTTCGCGTGACGACGCTCGACGCCATCAAACCACCACTCAACGAAGAAGGCAAGGTTGATTACAGCCAGGACTTTTTTGGTCGTGAAACCAACCTGACCGTTTCGGGGCAGCTGGAAGGCGAGCTGGGCGCTATGGCGTTAGGTAAAATCTACACCTTCGGACCGACTTTCCGCGCGGAAAACTCGAATACGACCCGCCACCTGGCTGAATTCTGGATGATTGAGCCGGAGATGGCTTTCTTCGAGCTGGAAGACAACATGAACTTGGCCGAGGATTTTGTCAAGACGGTAATCCGGTACGCCCTGCAAAACTGCGCTGACGATCTGGCGTTTCTCGATAACCGGCTCAAGGAAGAAGAGAAAACCAAGAAGAAAGAAGAGCAGAGCGACATGGGCCTGCTGGATAAACTTCAGTTCGTTATCAGCAACGAGTTTGTCCGGCTGACGTACACCGATGCTATTGATATTCTGGTCAACTCGAAACCCGCCAAGAAAGGGCAATTCCAGTACGAGGTTAGCTGGGGTGTCGATCTACAGTCGGAGCACGAGCGGTACCTGGTCGAGAAACATTTCAAAAAGCCGGTTATCCTGACGAACTATCCCCGTGAGATCAAGGCGTTTTACATGAAACAGGACGAGGAGTCGAACGCGGCTCCGGGGCCAACCGTTCGGGCGATGGACGTTTTGTTTCCCGGAATCGGCGAGATCATCGGTGGTTCGCAGCGTGAAGATAACTACGACAAGCTCGTTGCCCGGATGCAGGAAGTAGGCATCGAGCCCGAAGCGTTGTGGTGGTATCTGGATACGCGCCGGTTTGGTTCGGCTCCCCACGCTGGCTTTGGCCTCGGTTTCGAGCGGCTGGTTCTGTTCGTAACCGGCATGGGTAACATTCGTGATGTAATACCGTTCCCCCGCGCGCCCAAAACAGCCGAATTTTAGTCATTCTTTGTCATTTGTAGTCGTTGATTGTCATTCATCAAACAGTACAGTCAATGACTACAAATGCACGTGATGACGTCATAGGATAATGTATGCTGGCTCTCCCCATTTTTCTCGCTGTTGCTTCCGGCTTTGTGGTGGTCGGCGTTTACACCGAACGTAAGATTTCGGCCTTTATGCAGGACCGACTTGGCCCGATGGAGACGGGTAAGTGGGGATTGCTACAGCTGTTTGCCGATTTGTTGAAACTGCTTCAGAAAGAAGACATTGTTCCGGCAGCGGCAGATCGGCGGTTGTTCCTGCTTGCTCCGGCGGTAATTTTTGCTTCGGTCTTTGCGGGCTTTGCCGTACTGCCGCTCACCCCCGATTTGCAAGGTTCTGGTGCCGTTGTTGGCGTGTTTTACCTGATGGCGATTGTTTCCTTCGACGTGATCGGCATCCTGATGGCCGGGTGGGGGTCCAACAACAAATATTCGCTGTTCGGGGCTATGCGCTCATTAGCTCAGATTATATCGTACGAAATTCCGCTGGGGCTAACGATCCTCAGCGCCGTGATGATCTGTCAGACGCTTAACTTACAGGAGATCAGTTTTCAGCAAGGCATTTTTTCGTCTGAAACAAACTATCTTTTTGGCCTCAAGCCCCTGGGCGTCGATGTAACAAACTGGGGAGGAATCTTTACCTGGAACATCGTTCGTAACCCGTTTTTGCTGGTCGCTTACGTCGTGTTTTTTATCTGTACCCTGGCTGAGTCGAATCGGGCACCGTTCGATTTGCCGGAAGGTGAATCGGAAATCGTAGGTGGTTTTCATACCGAGTATTCAGGAATGCGGTTTGCCTTACTTTACCTGTCCGAATACGCCATGATGCTGCTGGTGTCGTTTTTGGGCGCTGTCCTGTTTCTGGGTAGCTGGAATACTCCGTTGCCCAACATAGGACCGGTTCGGCTGGCCGACTGGACTAGTGGCGCTCCCGGCACGATCTGGGGTAATGTAACCGCTGTTTTCTGGTTACTGTCAAAGGTGTTTCTGGCGGTGCTGCTGCAAATGTGGGTACGTTGGACATTTCCGCGTGTTCGCGTCGATCAAATGATGTTTTTGTGCTGGAAAGTCCTGACGCCAATCGGCCTGATACTGTTACTGATTTCAGGGATCTGGCGGCTTTTGATGGTCTAGACGATTTCGAGTTAATCGAGTCAAGGACTGCCGAAGATCACCGATCAATTCAAGCAGGATTTGTCTGGCGAAATGGCCTAATACACATAAGATACCGCTTGGGTAACTGAACCCTCGATAAATTAGTTAACCTATAATCTGAATTGAATACTACAAGGCGCGTTTGTCGCTTCGCGCCCCTTTACGGCAAGAATGTCTATACTTTCACCTAATCCAACCGGCGATCTAGTCTGGCAGACAGCCTGGAAATCACCCATATTTCGCCGGAAGTTTTTCATTGGAATGAGCTGCGTCACTGTATTGCTGCTGGCATTCCCTTACTTCTTTCAGACAATCGAAAAGCACACGGGCCCCGTTTTACACGACTGGGTGCTCAACCAGCTTCCGCCCAATGATGTCTCGCTGTGGATCTTTCTGATCATCTGGGCGACCGCGTTACTGTTGCTGATCCGGGCACGGTTTAGTCCGGCTGTGTTTATGATGTATGTGTATGGCTATCTTATCATTAGCTTGTCCAGAATGATAAGCATTACGCTTGTTCCGCTCGATCCGCCGGTGGGCCTGATCCCGCTTATCGACCCGCTGAGCAATGCGTTTTACGGCAAGACATACATCACCAAAGACCTGTTTTATTCCGGGCACACGTCCAGTATTTTTCTGATGTTTTTGTGCCTGCGCCGAAAGTGGGACCGGTTGTTTGCGTTGATTGGTTCCCTGATTGTGGGTACCTTATTGCTGGTGCAGCATGTGCATTATACAATTGACGTACTGGGCGCTTTTGTCTTTACGTATCCGCTCTACAGAGTAGGCAAATGGATGGCCCTGAGCGGCTGGAACAATGTCGAGCATCCCGTTGATCAGAAAGCTTCGCCCAGTTGAAAATAAAGGCCGTGAGACGTGCTTTCGCCAAACCCCCAACCATAGTCAACCCGTAGGTTGAGCCGCTCTTTACGGTTCAAGGCTACGCGCAGACCACCTCCGTACGAATACTTAAGCTCCTGCAAGTTCAGATCGCGCAGCTGATCGCCGACGTTGCCGAGACCAAGGAAGCCTACGGCGCCAATTCGGCCTACAATCGGTACGCGGTATTCCGCCTGTAGAACAAGTTGATTTTTGCTCCGAAAGCGACCGTCGTAAAAACCCCGCATGCTGTTCGAGCCACCAAAGCTGGCCAGACTTCGGAGCGGAACATTGCCCGCGTTGAATTGCACGTACGCCTGCACGGCCAGTACCTGTTGGCGATACAGCCGCACAAACCGGCGCAGATCGACGGCGTAAGCCGTATACCGAAATTGTGAACCAAACCAGGGTGAAAAGTGGTTGAAGAAGACCTGCATCAGCGAGCCCTGATCCGGCGCGAAGGCATTGTTGCGCGTGTCGTACGTTAGGCTGAGACCAGCCCCGGAAATGTAATACGGATCGCGACCGACCACGTCCAACTGATCGAACAACCCACCGGGCTGATGATCAACGGCCAGCAGGCGCTGATACTCGTAAAGGATACCACCAAAGAAACGTTCTTTCAGCTTTCGTTGCAGGTGCAGGTAAACGTAGTACTGGCGGAAAGTGTAAGCCTCTTCGTTCTGATCGGGCGCTACTTTTCCTAATCCCCAGAACTTGTCGGGAAAGTAACTGTAAGACAATTGGTGATTGAGAATGTACCGCTCACCGGGAAAATAAGTTGTTCCGTTAACAGCCGTGATAAATTGTTTTCGCAGTGAGTATAAAACCAGCGCCTGCGTGTTAGAGGTTCGGGCGACGGTGTCGAGTCGATTGAAGCGAAACGTAAATGATCCGGCTATGCCAACGGACCAATTTGTTTCGATTGACCGGGCCACTAATGGTAAAATTAGGGTATGGCGGGTTTCTGCGTCTTTTGCCTTTAGTGCTTGAACCGGTAAAGAAAGGCTGTCAGTTTGAGCAAATAGAATACCTGAATGAACAGACAACATGCTGACTAACAGCAGTATGGGTATTCTAGTAGTAAATGCAGGCACGGGTAATGAACGAACCGTTAATTAAAGTCAGATTAATTAA contains the following coding sequences:
- the asnS gene encoding asparagine--tRNA ligase, with product MSYLPIQHVLKTLPVGTEVTIKGWVRTKRESKNAVFIALNDGSTIHTIQAVAETGQLPEDTLKLITTGACLAVTGLLVESQGAGQAVEVKIASIQIYGPADPDKYPLQPKRHSLEFLREIAHLRPRTNTFSAVLRIRHALAFAVHKYFNDNGFYYLNTPIITASDAEGAGEMFRVTTLDAIKPPLNEEGKVDYSQDFFGRETNLTVSGQLEGELGAMALGKIYTFGPTFRAENSNTTRHLAEFWMIEPEMAFFELEDNMNLAEDFVKTVIRYALQNCADDLAFLDNRLKEEEKTKKKEEQSDMGLLDKLQFVISNEFVRLTYTDAIDILVNSKPAKKGQFQYEVSWGVDLQSEHERYLVEKHFKKPVILTNYPREIKAFYMKQDEESNAAPGPTVRAMDVLFPGIGEIIGGSQREDNYDKLVARMQEVGIEPEALWWYLDTRRFGSAPHAGFGLGFERLVLFVTGMGNIRDVIPFPRAPKTAEF
- a CDS encoding VOC family protein encodes the protein MLHLTAVHHIAIIASDYTVSKRFYTEILGLTIVNEVHRAERQSYKLDLALNGQYIIELFSFPNPPKRPSRPEAAGLRHLAFAVQDLDAAVAHLNQQGVATEPIRIDEHTGRRFTFFADPDDLPLEFYEEPVVVH
- a CDS encoding BamA/TamA family outer membrane protein: MARSIETNWSVGIAGSFTFRFNRLDTVARTSNTQALVLYSLRKQFITAVNGTTYFPGERYILNHQLSYSYFPDKFWGLGKVAPDQNEEAYTFRQYYVYLHLQRKLKERFFGGILYEYQRLLAVDHQPGGLFDQLDVVGRDPYYISGAGLSLTYDTRNNAFAPDQGSLMQVFFNHFSPWFGSQFRYTAYAVDLRRFVRLYRQQVLAVQAYVQFNAGNVPLRSLASFGGSNSMRGFYDGRFRSKNQLVLQAEYRVPIVGRIGAVGFLGLGNVGDQLRDLNLQELKYSYGGGLRVALNRKERLNLRVDYGWGFGESTSHGLYFQLGEAF
- a CDS encoding complex I subunit 1/NuoH family protein, whose translation is MLALPIFLAVASGFVVVGVYTERKISAFMQDRLGPMETGKWGLLQLFADLLKLLQKEDIVPAAADRRLFLLAPAVIFASVFAGFAVLPLTPDLQGSGAVVGVFYLMAIVSFDVIGILMAGWGSNNKYSLFGAMRSLAQIISYEIPLGLTILSAVMICQTLNLQEISFQQGIFSSETNYLFGLKPLGVDVTNWGGIFTWNIVRNPFLLVAYVVFFICTLAESNRAPFDLPEGESEIVGGFHTEYSGMRFALLYLSEYAMMLLVSFLGAVLFLGSWNTPLPNIGPVRLADWTSGAPGTIWGNVTAVFWLLSKVFLAVLLQMWVRWTFPRVRVDQMMFLCWKVLTPIGLILLLISGIWRLLMV
- a CDS encoding SixA phosphatase family protein; protein product: MPLTLYIVRHAKAEDRSILMTDHSRELTPDGIVAAARIGRYLHDKAVNPNVIISSTASRAKDTAKVIAEQLGFDPANIQLDDELFDGGPKAYLAAVNALPASAQSVMIVGHNPDVSYFSEFLTHQSVGSMSKGAVVAVTFDGISWAEVSGRTGSIAYEISPKQLPQDS
- a CDS encoding sphingomyelin synthase family protein — encoded protein: MSILSPNPTGDLVWQTAWKSPIFRRKFFIGMSCVTVLLLAFPYFFQTIEKHTGPVLHDWVLNQLPPNDVSLWIFLIIWATALLLLIRARFSPAVFMMYVYGYLIISLSRMISITLVPLDPPVGLIPLIDPLSNAFYGKTYITKDLFYSGHTSSIFLMFLCLRRKWDRLFALIGSLIVGTLLLVQHVHYTIDVLGAFVFTYPLYRVGKWMALSGWNNVEHPVDQKASPS
- a CDS encoding WapI family immunity protein, which codes for MFYTSKSSFNLEVINYESPRGGPTLEDKNLLLTCLQLVDKNRRWETIAPILHTWEVKHLIGWLSDILGSRDVPNKLSFSEPCLVIQLTECSPQKDRFCFRFLLSYEATPPWWAMPLDDPYPLIIECNRTSIAEAIGHLSSQLALFPIRN